Genomic DNA from Jonesia denitrificans DSM 20603:
CATAGGGAGCGTAATGGCAAAGAACTTACGAACCGCCCCCGCGCCATCCAGCGACGCTGCCTCATACAGTGAGGCTGGAACGGACTGAATGGCAGCAAGATACAACAGCATGGAATAGCCAAGGCCCTTCCACACAGTCATCATGATGATCGCTGGTTTCACTGTTGCTGTGTTCTGCAACCAGTTCGGCCCGTCAATACCGATGAGATCCAGGGTTTGGTTGATCAACCCAAAGTCCCCGTTAAATGCCCACTGCCACATGATGGCAATAGCGGCAAGCGACGAAATAACCGGAATGTAGTACACGGTGCGGAAGAACGTTGTTCCCCGCATCTTTCGGTTCATCGCCAAGGCAAGGAGAAGCGACAACACCAACCCGATCGGAATGCCAATCATGAGGAAAAAGGTGTTGAACATGGCCTTGTGGAAATACTCGTCGGCGAAGATTCGCTGATAGTTTTCCAGCCCAACAAAGTGCATGGGGCCAAGACCATTCCAGTTCGTCATCGACGCATAGATCGAGAAGAACAATGGGTACACCGTAAACAGTGAAAACCCGATGAGTGGGACTGCAATGAAGGCCAAACCAATTTTGCGTTCCCGGGCGTGAAGCCGTGAGGTGCCCGCTGACGTCCGCGATTTTTTCGGTGTCGGTTCGGTCACCGCAGGATTCGTGGCCACGTCGTTGAGTGCCATCGCTATCTCCCTGAAAGGTGGAGGGGAGGGGGCGTGGTACACCCCCTCCCAGGTGATCAGTTACCGCCGCCGGCGAGTGCTGCGTCAGCGTTCGCCTGGTCCAAGAGCGCCTGCATCTTGGGCTGGGCTTCCTTCACATACTCAGCAGCTGTTTTCTTGCCGTCAATGACAGGCTGAATGTTGGTGAAGAGCTCGTCATACCATTCACCGTTGTAGGTGCGGTTGGCGGGCAGTGCGCGGCCGTATTCAAGCACGATGTCCAGGAATTCTTGACGGTTGGCTGGTTCAGCGTTCTCTTCAGCTGCCCATTCTGCTGCCATGTCAATGAGGTTGGGGATCTGGATGTTCGCATCGACAAGCGCTTTTTGGCCGGTTGGGTCAGCGGTCAAGTACAGCAGTAGGTCGACCGCTTCTTCAGGGTGCTTTGTTGTGGCGGATGCGGCAATACCAAGGGTTCCAATCCAGGTAGCAGGTTCACCGGTCTTGCCAACGGGATAAGGAATGAGGTCGTAGTCGAAGTCGAGTTCGTTGTAGGTGGACACGTCCCATGGGCCAACGGGGAAGAATCCGATCTCGCCCTTCATCCAGCGCTGGTAGGTGTCAAGTGTTTGAGCTTGTGCGGTCGACGGGGTGACTTTGTGTTTTTGTTCAACATCAGCC
This window encodes:
- a CDS encoding carbohydrate ABC transporter permease, with the protein product MALNDVATNPAVTEPTPKKSRTSAGTSRLHARERKIGLAFIAVPLIGFSLFTVYPLFFSIYASMTNWNGLGPMHFVGLENYQRIFADEYFHKAMFNTFFLMIGIPIGLVLSLLLALAMNRKMRGTTFFRTVYYIPVISSLAAIAIMWQWAFNGDFGLINQTLDLIGIDGPNWLQNTATVKPAIIMMTVWKGLGYSMLLYLAAIQSVPASLYEAASLDGAGAVRKFFAITLPMVRPVTFFLVVTSIIGGSQVFIEVNIMTPTGGPEFSSATMVWYIWQKAFDNLQMGYAAAMSIILGLIIFVVTAIQFRMNARNSFSIE